Proteins encoded within one genomic window of Candidatus Methylomirabilota bacterium:
- a CDS encoding FAD-binding oxidoreductase has product MAVSAPALGDAFAAIVGGEHLTTAPSQLAAAAVDGVTPRWLARPGSLDEVSRVMALASAEGLAVAPRGGGSALDLGTPPLRLDAVLDLSRLAGILEYVPADMVATVQAGVTLDALDRELGKHGQMLALDPYGGGSRTVGGVLATNASGQRRFRYGTGRDLLLGARFVQADGTVTWGGSKVVKSVTGYDIPKLLTGSLGTLGVIVEAALRLHPVQPASGSWLFSFTSREAAGALVVAVLASSLEPERLAWLNAAVLGLVGSERGEAALAVSVATVAEAVTSQGAELGSMASRLGARVSALDPAFWTRMGGALASSTVVKLASEIRRLPFWAGEVERVISRHGLTVSLVGEAGNGILRAAVEGSVSPDTWAREIVAPLREALAAEGGSLVVERAPLYLKSAADVWGPVPETALAVMRRLKAEFDPGGVLNPGRFVGGL; this is encoded by the coding sequence GTGGCCGTCTCGGCTCCGGCGCTCGGGGACGCCTTCGCCGCCATCGTCGGCGGTGAGCATCTCACCACGGCCCCGTCACAGCTCGCGGCCGCGGCGGTTGATGGCGTGACGCCGCGCTGGCTGGCTCGACCGGGCTCGCTTGACGAGGTCAGTCGGGTGATGGCCCTGGCATCCGCTGAAGGCCTGGCTGTCGCCCCGAGGGGCGGCGGCTCGGCGCTCGACCTCGGCACGCCGCCGCTCCGGCTGGACGCGGTTCTCGACCTCTCGCGCCTGGCGGGCATTCTCGAGTATGTCCCCGCCGATATGGTGGCGACGGTGCAGGCTGGCGTGACGCTCGATGCGCTGGATCGCGAGCTGGGCAAGCACGGGCAGATGCTGGCGCTGGACCCCTATGGCGGCGGCTCGCGCACCGTGGGCGGCGTGCTCGCGACGAATGCCAGCGGGCAGCGGCGCTTCCGCTACGGCACGGGACGCGATCTCCTGCTCGGAGCTCGCTTCGTTCAGGCGGACGGCACCGTGACATGGGGCGGCTCCAAGGTCGTCAAGTCGGTGACCGGCTACGACATCCCGAAGCTTTTGACCGGCTCGCTCGGGACCCTCGGCGTCATCGTCGAGGCGGCGCTCAGGCTCCATCCCGTTCAACCCGCCTCCGGATCATGGCTCTTCTCCTTCACCTCGCGCGAGGCCGCGGGCGCGCTCGTCGTCGCCGTCCTCGCGTCCAGCCTCGAGCCCGAGCGCCTGGCGTGGCTCAATGCCGCGGTGCTCGGGCTCGTCGGGAGCGAGAGAGGAGAAGCGGCGCTGGCTGTGTCGGTCGCGACGGTGGCCGAGGCGGTGACGTCTCAGGGCGCCGAGCTCGGCTCGATGGCGTCGCGACTCGGCGCACGCGTCTCGGCGCTCGACCCGGCCTTCTGGACACGGATGGGCGGCGCGCTCGCGAGCTCCACCGTGGTGAAGCTCGCGAGTGAGATCCGCCGCCTGCCGTTCTGGGCCGGTGAGGTGGAGCGAGTGATATCCCGCCACGGCCTGACGGTGTCGCTCGTGGGCGAGGCGGGCAATGGGATTCTTCGCGCCGCAGTCGAGGGGAGTGTCTCCCCGGACACGTGGGCGAGGGAGATCGTGGCGCCGCTTCGAGAGGCCCTCGCGGCCGAGGGCGGGAGTCTCGTGGTCGAGCGGGCGCCCCTGTACCTGAAATCCGCCGCCGACGTCTGGGGGCCGGTCCCAGAGACGGCGCTCGCCGTGATGAGGCGGCTCAAGGCGGAGTTCGACCCGGGCGGGGTGCTGAACCCCGGACGCTTCGTAGGCGGCCTGTGA
- a CDS encoding (Fe-S)-binding protein translates to MSTVTAGAGAGAFDTTDAPSMEGLRACVHCGICLPQCPTYRVLGQEMDSPRGRIYLMRAAAEGRIGLTPVLARHLDLCLGCRGCETACPSGVPFGRLLEATRGQLERQGIRAPESDRATRRWALETFPYPARLAPLLWGLRFYQASGLQALVRGSSVLAPWKRLKSIEALLPAMSPSAPLPEYIPARGKPRGRAGLLTGCVQRFFYSDVNARTARLLAAAGWDVVVPRAQGCCGALHLHAGRLDEFRGMASRIMAVFGEVVDVVVTNAAGCGSALKEYGHWLPDDGGPAFAAKIRDICEVLVESDLPLGRLEEIVAYHDACHLVHGQKVRAQPRELLRRIPGLTVVDIKDSDLCCGSAGIYNLTEPAMAEKLGRMKVERIRETGARIVAAGNPGCLMQIAKHARDMGVELQVVHPVDLLARALRDA, encoded by the coding sequence GTGAGCACGGTGACGGCCGGTGCCGGCGCCGGCGCATTTGACACCACCGACGCGCCGTCCATGGAGGGGTTGAGAGCCTGCGTTCACTGCGGCATCTGCCTTCCGCAGTGCCCGACCTATCGCGTGCTCGGTCAGGAGATGGACTCCCCGCGCGGGCGCATCTACCTCATGCGCGCGGCGGCCGAAGGCCGCATCGGGCTCACGCCGGTCCTGGCGCGCCATCTCGACCTCTGCCTCGGCTGTCGAGGCTGCGAGACGGCCTGTCCCTCCGGAGTCCCCTTCGGACGGCTACTCGAGGCCACCCGTGGCCAGCTGGAGCGGCAGGGCATCCGCGCGCCCGAGAGCGACCGCGCGACCAGGCGCTGGGCGCTCGAGACCTTTCCGTACCCGGCCCGGCTGGCGCCGCTTCTCTGGGGACTCCGCTTCTACCAGGCTTCGGGGCTCCAGGCCCTCGTGCGCGGGTCGAGCGTGCTGGCGCCGTGGAAAAGGCTCAAATCCATAGAGGCGCTGCTGCCCGCGATGTCTCCGTCAGCCCCGCTGCCAGAGTACATACCGGCGCGAGGCAAGCCTCGGGGGCGCGCGGGACTTCTGACCGGCTGCGTCCAGCGCTTCTTCTATTCGGACGTCAACGCGCGAACCGCGCGGCTGCTCGCGGCGGCAGGATGGGACGTGGTCGTGCCGCGGGCCCAGGGCTGCTGTGGGGCGCTCCACCTCCACGCGGGAAGACTCGACGAGTTCCGTGGAATGGCCTCGCGCATCATGGCCGTGTTCGGCGAGGTCGTGGACGTGGTGGTGACCAATGCGGCCGGCTGCGGCTCGGCGCTCAAGGAGTACGGTCACTGGCTTCCGGATGACGGCGGCCCGGCCTTCGCGGCGAAGATCAGGGACATCTGCGAGGTGCTGGTCGAGTCGGATCTCCCGCTGGGGAGGCTCGAGGAGATCGTCGCCTACCACGACGCCTGCCACCTGGTCCACGGCCAGAAGGTGCGCGCCCAACCGCGCGAGCTCCTGCGGCGCATCCCCGGGTTGACCGTGGTGGACATCAAGGATTCCGACCTGTGCTGCGGCAGCGCCGGGATTTACAATCTCACCGAGCCCGCCATGGCCGAGAAGCTCGGCAGAATGAAGGTTGAGCGCATACGCGAGACCGGCGCGCGCATCGTGGCGGCGGGCAACCCGGGTTGTCTTATGCAGATCGCGAAGCACGCGAGGGACATGGGCGT
- a CDS encoding FAD-linked oxidase C-terminal domain-containing protein has translation MALSLALLRELEGILGAGGVVSTLEGRMVYEADMHTFYKGAPDVVVLPETTSQVVELVRLCRREHVALVPRGSGTGLIGGAMAPVGGVMVSLTRMNRILELDFANRCATVQPGLINLWLSQATREAGYYFAPDPSSQMVSSIGGNASTNAGGPHCLKYGITVNHVLGLEVVTGAGEILSVGGKAHDHPGYDLTGALVGGEGTLGLLTAITVRLLHVPAGVKTLLASFSAIDPASEAVSAIVAAGIIPAALEMIDETFVRAINEGVGAGYPKGAGAVLLIELDGPAAEIEAQAGRIVQICRDHAALEIRVAQDEAERALLWKGRKEAAGVVGRMSPSWILQDAVVPRSRLPEIMREVQAIGARHRLVIANVFHAGDGNLHPMILYNDLEPGELERAKEANDELLRACLAMGGSVTGEHGVGLDKASSMPLQFGDADLNFMARFRRVFDPDGIMNPGKLLPSHPACGEVFRPSAPRLPAGAWV, from the coding sequence ATGGCGCTGAGTCTTGCCCTGCTCCGCGAGCTCGAAGGGATTCTTGGGGCAGGGGGAGTGGTGTCGACCTTGGAAGGGCGGATGGTGTACGAGGCTGACATGCACACCTTCTACAAGGGCGCGCCAGACGTCGTGGTGCTGCCTGAGACGACCTCCCAGGTCGTGGAGCTCGTGCGCCTCTGCCGCCGCGAGCACGTCGCCCTGGTGCCGCGCGGCTCGGGCACCGGGCTGATCGGCGGCGCCATGGCGCCCGTCGGCGGCGTCATGGTCTCGCTGACCCGGATGAACAGGATCCTCGAGCTGGACTTCGCCAACCGCTGCGCCACCGTCCAGCCCGGGCTCATCAACCTGTGGCTGTCCCAGGCGACTCGTGAGGCCGGCTACTACTTCGCCCCGGATCCCTCCAGCCAGATGGTCTCCTCCATCGGCGGCAACGCTTCGACCAACGCGGGCGGCCCGCACTGCCTCAAGTACGGGATTACGGTCAACCACGTGCTGGGGCTCGAGGTCGTCACGGGCGCGGGAGAAATTCTGTCGGTGGGCGGCAAGGCGCACGACCACCCGGGCTACGACCTCACGGGCGCGCTCGTGGGCGGCGAAGGGACGCTCGGCCTGCTGACGGCGATCACCGTGCGGCTCCTCCACGTGCCTGCGGGAGTCAAGACCCTGCTCGCGTCCTTCTCCGCGATCGACCCCGCCTCGGAGGCGGTCTCGGCCATCGTGGCGGCGGGCATCATTCCGGCGGCGCTCGAGATGATCGACGAGACCTTCGTCCGCGCCATCAACGAGGGCGTCGGCGCGGGCTATCCCAAGGGCGCGGGCGCCGTGCTGCTGATCGAGCTCGACGGCCCCGCGGCGGAAATCGAGGCCCAGGCGGGGCGCATCGTGCAGATCTGCCGGGACCACGCCGCTCTCGAGATCCGGGTCGCCCAGGACGAGGCCGAGCGGGCGCTGCTCTGGAAGGGGCGCAAGGAGGCCGCCGGCGTGGTCGGCCGCATGTCGCCGAGCTGGATCCTGCAGGACGCCGTCGTGCCGCGCTCACGGCTGCCGGAGATCATGCGGGAGGTGCAGGCCATCGGCGCGCGCCACCGCCTCGTCATCGCCAACGTCTTCCACGCGGGCGACGGCAACCTCCACCCGATGATCCTCTACAACGACCTCGAGCCCGGCGAGCTCGAGCGGGCCAAGGAGGCCAACGACGAGCTGCTCCGCGCGTGCCTCGCTATGGGCGGCAGCGTCACCGGCGAGCACGGCGTCGGACTCGACAAGGCCTCGAGCATGCCGCTCCAGTTCGGCGACGCCGATCTCAACTTCATGGCGCGCTTCAGGCGCGTCTTCGATCCGGACGGGATCATGAACCCGGGCAAGCTCCTGCCTTCGCACCCGGCCTGCGGCGAAGTCTTCCGGCCTTCCGCCCCCCGGCTGCCGGCCGGCGCCTGGGTCTGA